From Gemmatimonadaceae bacterium, a single genomic window includes:
- a CDS encoding protein-glutamate O-methyltransferase CheR, translating to MAVPLRPTRSLHGPPVSYDAELERVEIELLLEGIFRHYGFDFRSYAYASIRRRLWKRVEAEGLSSVSELQAVVLHDTSAMERLLLDLSVSVTAMFRDPAFYETFRNEVVPLLRTYPFVRIWHAGCSTGEEVYSTAIMLEEEGLLDRTRIYATDINDAVLQQARSGIFPLNRMQEYTDNYIRAGGKRSFSEYYTAKYDGALFSPSLTRNVVFSQHNLVTDRSFSEFNVIFCRNVLIYFDRNLQHRVHALFYESLVMFGVLALGSKESLRFSKYEPCYERLSAKEKIYRKVR from the coding sequence ATGGCTGTACCGCTAAGGCCGACGCGATCGCTGCATGGGCCACCGGTCAGTTATGATGCCGAGCTCGAGCGCGTCGAGATCGAGCTGTTGCTGGAGGGGATCTTTCGGCATTACGGCTTCGACTTCCGGTCGTACGCGTATGCGTCGATCCGGAGACGGCTATGGAAGCGCGTCGAAGCCGAAGGGCTGAGCTCGGTCTCCGAACTGCAGGCGGTCGTCTTGCACGACACGAGCGCGATGGAGCGCCTGCTGCTCGATCTGTCGGTGAGCGTCACGGCGATGTTTCGCGATCCGGCGTTTTACGAGACGTTCCGGAACGAGGTCGTGCCGCTGCTCAGGACGTACCCGTTCGTGCGCATCTGGCACGCGGGCTGTTCGACGGGCGAGGAAGTGTATTCCACGGCGATCATGCTGGAGGAAGAAGGGCTGTTGGACCGGACGCGCATCTACGCGACGGACATCAACGATGCGGTATTGCAGCAGGCGCGCTCGGGCATATTTCCGCTCAACCGGATGCAGGAGTACACGGACAATTACATCCGGGCCGGCGGGAAGCGGTCGTTCTCGGAGTATTACACCGCCAAGTACGACGGCGCGCTGTTCAGTCCGTCGCTCACGCGGAACGTGGTGTTTTCGCAGCACAACCTGGTGACCGACCGGTCGTTCAGCGAGTTCAACGTCATCTTCTGCCGCAACGTCCTCATCTATTTCGACCGGAACTTGCAACACCGGGTGCATGCCTTGTTCTACGAGAGTCTGGTGATGTTTGGGGTGCTGGCGCTGGGCAGCAAGGAGTCGCTGCGCTTCTCGAAGTACGAGCCTTGCTACGAAAGGCTGAGTGCGAAGGAAAAGATCTACCGAAAAGTCAGGTAG
- a CDS encoding HAMP domain-containing protein, which yields MGVGDRPEFLDDDASAPVENHERGRGGNGNGNGGRRGGKKAGAKNGGKARRAERSARAEAAAGDSGVDIAVQSDNDDAIDESHEPTAGKDRRASRERSLHRLLAGLRAVNAGDFSVRLAANGDPLMAEIIDVFNNVTQKQGRFVEELSRVSTSVGREGKMRDRVVMAGIGGQWMVAVDSVNSLISDLVQPTSEVSRVIKAVAEGDLSQKVELEIEGKQVQGEFFRIGSTVNRMVDQLNSFASEVTRVAREVGTEGVLGGQANVPGVAGTWKDLTESVNAMASNLTNQVRNIAVVTTAVANGDLSQKITVEAKGEVLELKDTINIMVDQLSAFASEVTRVAREVGTEGVLGGQANVPGVGGTWKDLTDSVNAMAGNLTSQVRNIADVTTAVAKGDLSRKITVEARGEVLALKNTINTMVDQLSAFAAEVTRVAREVGTEGVLGGQAEVSGVSGTWKDLTDNVNFMAANLTNQVRNIALVTTAVANGDLSQKIAVEAKGEILELANTINDMVDRLGVFADEVTRVAREVGTEGVLGGQANVPGVGGTWKDLTDSVNAMANNLTGQVRNIADVTTAVANGDLSRKITVEAKGEVLTLKSTINTMVDQLSAFAAEVTRVAREVGTEGVLGGQANVPGVAGTWKDLTDNVNGMANNLTNQVRNIALVTTAVANGDLSQKITVDARGEVLELKDTINNMVEKLRIFADEVSRVAREVGTEGVLGGQANVPGVAGTWKGLTDNVNAMAGNLTAQVRNIADVTTAVAKGDLSRKITVNVQGEVLELKNTINTMVDQLNAFASEVTRVAKEVGTEGKLGGQARVEGVSGTWRDLTENVNGMAANLTVQLRDVSAVATAIANGDLTRKITVEAQGEILQIKEVVNKMVDQLNAFAGEVIRVAREVGTEGVLGGQANVPGVAGTWKSLTENVNGMANNLTNQVRNIADVTTAVAKGDLSRKITVEAKGEVLALKNTINTMVDQLSAFASEVTRVAREVGTEGILGGQANVPGVAGTWKDLTDNVNFMAANLTNQVRNIALVTTAVANGDLSQKITVEVRGEVLDLKDTINNMVEKLRIFADEVSRVAREVGTEGRLGGQASVPGVGGTWKDLTDNVNAMAGNLTVQVRNIADVTTAVARGDLSRKITVDVRGEILELKNTINTMVDQLNAFAGEVTRVAREVGTEGKLGGQAKVPGAAGVWRDLTDNVNGLASNLTTQVRNIADVTTAVANGDLSQKITVEAQGEVLSLKNTINNMVDRLRVFADEVTRVAKEVGTEGKLGGQAEVPGVAGTWKALTDSVNAMANSLTVQVRNIADVATAVTKGDLTRQITVDAQGELDELKQNINQMIANLRETTERNQEQDWLKTNLAKFSRMMQGQKDLESVSRLIMSELTPLVSAHHGAFFIADQDAGGQLLKLVASYAYRARKHVANRFAPGEGLVGQAALEKQPILLQNVPDDYIQITSGLGEAPPRNIIVLPILFEGEVKAVIELASFLPFSQIHQTFLDQLAESIGVVLNMIQANMRTEELLEQSQKLTQELQSQSKELQQQQEELKKSNQELEQQARTLRQSEELLKEQQEELQQVNEELEEKASLLAEQNAKVEQKNREVESARVALEEKAEQLALSSKYKNEFLANMSHELRTPLNSLLILAKLLTENKDQNLSKKQVEFAQTIYSSGTDLLNLINDILDLSKVEAGKMEINPTDLPMNEVKDFVERTFKPVAEQKNLSFDVNIAADVPSPIYTDGQRLQQVIKNLLSNAFKFTERGGVTLSIHRAESNKRFASRSLDRVEGGVIAFEVKDTGIGIPRDKQQLIFEAFQQADGTTSRKYGGTGLGLSISREMARLLGGEIRVESTPGQGSTFTLFVPARLPEAAIDAQRAPSDEGTSRRRASQRVESRAESPRIASSRPTAIAQRPAQAWDDDLDDGGTATQTVDAPDLSNIDLEDLPRPEGFEDDRDEIEPGDRVVLVIENEPSFAKILLDMARDKDFKGLVALDGDTGLRIAHAFHPDAITLDIDMPGIDGWAVLDRLKHHPDTRHIPVHIITGIRERQQGLKAGAIAYLEKPVSKEALEESFTKISTFIDQQVKRLLVVEDDETQRKSMVELIAHEDVEITAVGTAEEALDKLRETRFDCMVLDLGLGSGADGFELLETIKADPGIQELPIIIYTGKELSQEEDTRLRRYAETIIVKDVKSPERLLDETALFLHRVEARLPEQKRRMLERLHNTDAVFAGKNVLIVDDDVRNIFSLTSVLEEHGMNVTFAENGKDAIAKLESTQGIDLVLMDVMMPEMDGYETTRAIRERPRFRTLPIIALTAKAMKGDREKCIAAGASDYITKPVDTEQLLSLMRVWLYR from the coding sequence GTGGGCGTCGGCGATAGACCCGAATTTCTTGATGATGACGCATCGGCGCCGGTAGAGAATCACGAGCGCGGGCGCGGCGGAAACGGCAATGGCAATGGCGGCCGTCGCGGCGGCAAGAAGGCCGGCGCGAAGAACGGCGGCAAGGCGCGGCGCGCTGAGCGCTCGGCACGCGCCGAAGCGGCCGCGGGCGACAGCGGCGTAGACATCGCCGTCCAGAGCGACAACGACGACGCGATCGACGAATCGCACGAGCCAACGGCCGGGAAGGACCGGCGTGCGTCGCGCGAACGGTCGCTGCATCGGCTCCTTGCCGGCCTCCGCGCGGTGAACGCGGGCGACTTCTCGGTCCGGCTTGCCGCCAACGGCGATCCGTTGATGGCCGAGATCATCGACGTGTTCAACAACGTCACGCAGAAGCAGGGGCGGTTCGTCGAGGAATTGAGCCGCGTCAGCACTTCGGTCGGGCGCGAGGGAAAGATGCGCGACCGCGTGGTGATGGCGGGGATCGGCGGCCAGTGGATGGTGGCGGTCGACTCTGTCAATTCTCTCATTAGCGATCTCGTACAACCGACGTCCGAGGTCTCGCGCGTCATCAAGGCGGTCGCCGAGGGCGACCTGTCGCAGAAGGTGGAGCTGGAGATCGAGGGCAAGCAGGTGCAGGGCGAGTTCTTCCGCATCGGTTCGACGGTGAACCGCATGGTGGATCAGCTCAACTCGTTCGCGAGCGAAGTGACGCGCGTGGCGCGCGAAGTGGGAACGGAAGGCGTGCTGGGCGGCCAGGCGAACGTGCCGGGCGTCGCCGGCACGTGGAAGGATCTGACGGAGTCGGTGAACGCGATGGCGTCGAACCTGACGAACCAGGTGCGTAATATCGCTGTTGTCACGACGGCCGTGGCGAATGGTGATTTGTCACAAAAGATCACAGTCGAAGCGAAGGGCGAAGTGCTGGAGTTGAAGGACACGATCAACATCATGGTCGACCAGCTGTCGGCCTTTGCAAGCGAAGTAACGCGTGTGGCGCGCGAAGTGGGAACGGAGGGCGTGCTGGGCGGCCAGGCGAACGTGCCAGGTGTTGGCGGCACGTGGAAGGATCTGACGGACTCGGTGAACGCGATGGCCGGCAACCTGACCAGTCAGGTGCGAAACATCGCGGATGTGACGACGGCGGTGGCGAAGGGTGATCTGTCGCGGAAGATCACGGTGGAGGCGCGCGGCGAGGTGCTCGCGCTCAAGAACACGATCAATACGATGGTGGACCAGCTCTCGGCATTCGCGGCGGAAGTGACGCGCGTGGCTCGCGAGGTGGGTACGGAGGGCGTGCTGGGCGGCCAGGCGGAAGTGAGCGGTGTGTCGGGGACGTGGAAGGATCTCACCGACAACGTGAACTTCATGGCCGCGAACCTGACCAATCAGGTGCGTAACATCGCGTTGGTCACGACCGCTGTTGCGAATGGCGATCTCTCGCAAAAGATCGCTGTCGAAGCGAAGGGAGAAATCCTGGAGCTCGCGAACACGATCAACGACATGGTCGACCGACTCGGCGTCTTCGCCGACGAAGTGACGCGCGTGGCGCGCGAAGTAGGAACGGAAGGCGTGCTGGGTGGACAGGCGAACGTGCCAGGTGTTGGCGGCACGTGGAAGGATCTGACCGACTCGGTGAACGCGATGGCGAACAACCTTACAGGACAAGTCAGAAATATCGCGGACGTTACAACCGCTGTTGCGAACGGCGACCTGTCGCGAAAAATCACCGTGGAAGCGAAGGGCGAGGTGCTCACGCTCAAGAGCACCATCAATACGATGGTGGATCAGCTGTCGGCGTTCGCGGCGGAAGTGACGCGCGTGGCGCGCGAGGTGGGAACGGAAGGTGTGCTCGGTGGACAAGCCAACGTGCCAGGCGTTGCCGGCACGTGGAAGGATCTCACCGACAACGTGAACGGCATGGCCAACAACCTGACGAATCAGGTGCGTAACATCGCGTTGGTCACGACCGCGGTCGCGAATGGTGATCTATCGCAAAAAATTACGGTCGACGCGCGCGGCGAGGTGTTGGAGCTCAAGGACACCATCAACAACATGGTGGAGAAGCTGCGCATCTTCGCGGACGAAGTGTCGCGCGTGGCGCGAGAAGTGGGAACGGAAGGTGTGCTGGGTGGTCAGGCGAACGTGCCTGGTGTGGCCGGCACGTGGAAGGGCCTGACCGACAACGTGAACGCCATGGCCGGCAACCTGACGGCGCAGGTGCGCAACATCGCGGACGTGACGACGGCGGTCGCTAAGGGCGATCTGTCGCGCAAGATCACGGTGAACGTGCAGGGCGAGGTGCTGGAGCTGAAGAACACGATCAACACGATGGTGGATCAGCTCAACGCGTTCGCGTCGGAAGTCACGCGCGTCGCGAAGGAAGTCGGTACCGAAGGAAAGCTGGGCGGCCAGGCGCGAGTCGAGGGTGTGAGCGGAACGTGGCGCGACCTCACCGAGAACGTGAACGGCATGGCCGCCAACCTGACCGTCCAGCTGCGCGACGTGAGCGCGGTGGCCACCGCCATCGCGAACGGCGACCTGACGCGCAAGATCACCGTCGAAGCGCAGGGTGAGATTCTTCAAATTAAAGAAGTAGTAAACAAGATGGTGGACCAGCTGAACGCGTTCGCGGGCGAAGTCATTCGCGTGGCGCGCGAGGTCGGCACCGAAGGCGTGCTGGGCGGCCAGGCGAACGTGCCCGGCGTCGCCGGCACGTGGAAGTCGCTCACCGAGAACGTGAACGGCATGGCGAACAACCTCACCAATCAGGTGAGAAACATCGCCGACGTGACGACCGCGGTGGCGAAGGGCGATCTGTCGCGCAAGATCACGGTCGAAGCGAAGGGCGAAGTGCTGGCGCTCAAGAACACCATCAACACGATGGTGGATCAGCTGTCGGCGTTTGCCTCCGAAGTCACACGCGTGGCGCGCGAAGTAGGTACCGAGGGCATCCTGGGCGGTCAGGCGAACGTGCCGGGCGTCGCCGGCACGTGGAAGGATCTCACGGACAACGTGAACTTCATGGCGGCGAACCTGACCAATCAGGTGCGCAACATCGCACTGGTCACGACCGCCGTCGCCAACGGTGACCTCTCACAGAAGATCACCGTCGAGGTTCGAGGCGAAGTGCTCGACTTGAAGGACACCATCAACAACATGGTGGAGAAACTTCGCATCTTCGCGGACGAAGTCAGCCGCGTGGCGCGCGAAGTGGGAACGGAGGGCCGACTGGGCGGCCAGGCCAGTGTGCCGGGTGTCGGTGGAACGTGGAAGGATCTGACCGACAACGTGAACGCGATGGCCGGCAACCTGACGGTGCAGGTGCGTAACATCGCCGACGTGACGACCGCGGTCGCGCGCGGCGATCTGTCTCGAAAGATCACCGTCGACGTGCGAGGAGAAATTCTCGAGCTCAAGAACACCATCAATACGATGGTGGACCAGCTGAACGCATTCGCCGGCGAAGTCACGCGCGTGGCGCGCGAAGTGGGAACGGAAGGAAAGCTGGGTGGCCAAGCGAAGGTGCCTGGCGCGGCCGGTGTGTGGCGCGACCTCACCGACAACGTGAACGGTCTCGCGTCGAACCTGACGACGCAGGTGCGAAACATCGCGGACGTCACGACGGCGGTCGCCAACGGCGACCTGTCGCAGAAGATCACCGTCGAAGCGCAAGGCGAGGTGCTCTCGCTCAAGAACACCATCAACAACATGGTGGATCGCCTGCGAGTCTTCGCCGACGAAGTCACGCGCGTCGCCAAGGAAGTCGGTACGGAAGGAAAACTCGGCGGCCAGGCCGAAGTGCCGGGGGTTGCCGGAACGTGGAAGGCGCTCACTGACAGCGTGAACGCGATGGCGAACTCGCTCACCGTCCAGGTGCGCAACATCGCCGACGTCGCGACCGCGGTGACGAAGGGCGACCTGACGCGGCAGATCACCGTCGACGCGCAGGGCGAGCTCGATGAGCTCAAGCAGAACATCAACCAGATGATCGCGAACCTGCGCGAGACGACCGAGCGCAACCAGGAGCAGGACTGGCTCAAGACCAATCTGGCGAAGTTCAGCCGCATGATGCAGGGCCAGAAGGATCTCGAGTCAGTTTCGAGATTGATCATGTCAGAGCTGACACCCTTGGTGTCGGCGCACCATGGCGCCTTCTTCATCGCCGATCAGGACGCGGGCGGGCAGCTGTTGAAGCTCGTCGCGAGCTACGCCTATCGCGCGCGCAAGCATGTGGCGAATCGATTCGCGCCCGGTGAGGGACTGGTCGGACAGGCCGCGCTCGAGAAGCAGCCGATCCTGCTGCAGAACGTGCCTGATGACTACATCCAGATCACGTCCGGTCTGGGTGAGGCTCCGCCACGGAACATCATCGTTCTTCCGATCCTGTTCGAAGGCGAAGTCAAAGCGGTCATCGAGCTCGCCTCGTTCCTGCCGTTCTCGCAAATCCACCAGACGTTCCTCGACCAGCTCGCTGAATCGATCGGCGTCGTGCTGAACATGATTCAGGCGAACATGCGCACCGAGGAGCTGCTGGAGCAGTCGCAGAAGCTGACGCAGGAGCTGCAGTCGCAGTCGAAGGAGCTCCAGCAGCAGCAGGAAGAGCTCAAGAAGTCGAACCAGGAGCTGGAGCAGCAGGCGCGCACGCTGCGGCAGTCGGAAGAGCTGCTCAAGGAACAGCAGGAAGAGCTGCAGCAGGTCAACGAAGAGCTCGAGGAGAAGGCCTCACTGCTCGCCGAGCAGAACGCAAAGGTCGAGCAGAAGAACCGCGAGGTCGAGTCGGCGCGTGTCGCGCTCGAGGAGAAGGCCGAGCAGCTCGCGCTCAGCTCGAAGTACAAGAACGAATTCCTGGCGAACATGAGCCACGAGCTGCGCACGCCGCTCAACTCGCTGCTCATCCTCGCCAAGCTGTTGACAGAGAACAAGGATCAGAATCTGTCGAAGAAGCAGGTCGAGTTCGCGCAGACGATCTACTCGTCGGGCACGGACCTCCTCAACCTCATCAACGACATTCTCGATCTGTCGAAGGTCGAAGCCGGGAAGATGGAGATTAATCCGACCGACCTGCCGATGAACGAAGTGAAGGACTTCGTCGAGCGGACGTTCAAGCCGGTCGCCGAACAAAAGAACCTGAGCTTCGACGTGAACATCGCGGCCGACGTCCCGTCGCCGATCTACACCGACGGCCAGCGTTTGCAACAAGTGATCAAGAACCTGCTCTCGAACGCGTTCAAGTTCACCGAGCGCGGCGGCGTCACGCTGTCGATTCACCGCGCCGAGTCGAACAAGCGGTTCGCGAGTCGTTCGCTGGATCGTGTCGAAGGCGGTGTGATCGCGTTCGAGGTGAAGGACACCGGCATCGGCATTCCGCGCGACAAGCAACAACTCATCTTCGAGGCGTTCCAGCAGGCGGACGGCACGACCAGCCGCAAGTACGGCGGCACGGGCCTGGGTCTCTCGATCAGCCGCGAGATGGCGCGCTTGCTCGGCGGCGAGATCCGCGTCGAGAGCACGCCCGGTCAGGGCAGCACATTCACGTTGTTCGTGCCGGCGCGGTTGCCCGAAGCGGCGATCGACGCGCAGCGCGCACCGAGCGACGAAGGCACGTCACGCCGCCGCGCGTCGCAGCGTGTCGAGTCTCGCGCCGAATCGCCGCGGATTGCGTCGTCACGCCCAACGGCCATCGCTCAACGTCCAGCGCAGGCCTGGGACGACGATCTCGACGATGGCGGCACCGCGACGCAGACGGTCGACGCGCCCGATCTGTCGAACATCGATCTCGAGGATTTGCCACGGCCCGAGGGCTTCGAGGACGATCGCGATGAAATCGAGCCGGGCGATCGCGTCGTGCTCGTGATCGAGAACGAGCCGAGTTTCGCGAAGATCCTGCTCGACATGGCGCGCGACAAGGACTTCAAGGGGCTCGTGGCGCTGGACGGTGACACGGGGCTTCGCATCGCGCATGCGTTCCATCCGGATGCCATCACGCTCGACATCGACATGCCGGGCATTGACGGATGGGCGGTGCTCGATCGACTCAAGCATCACCCCGACACCCGGCACATTCCAGTGCACATCATCACGGGCATTCGTGAACGCCAGCAGGGACTCAAAGCCGGCGCCATCGCGTATCTCGAGAAGCCGGTGTCGAAGGAGGCGCTCGAGGAGTCGTTCACCAAGATCTCGACGTTCATCGACCAGCAGGTGAAGCGATTGCTGGTGGTGGAAGACGACGAGACGCAGCGAAAGAGCATGGTCGAGCTGATCGCGCACGAGGACGTGGAGATCACGGCGGTCGGCACGGCGGAAGAGGCGCTCGACAAGCTGCGCGAAACACGGTTCGACTGCATGGTGCTCGACCTTGGGCTCGGCAGCGGAGCCGACGGCTTCGAGCTGCTCGAGACGATCAAGGCCGACCCGGGCATTCAGGAATTGCCGATCATCATCTACACGGGGAAGGAGCTGAGTCAGGAGGAGGACACGCGCCTTCGCCGCTACGCCGAGACGATCATCGTGAAAGATGTGAAGTCGCCGGAGCGGTTGCTGGATGAGACGGCGCTGTTCCTGCACCGGGTCGAGGCTCGTTTGCCGGAGCAGAAGCGCCGGATGCTCGAGCGGCTGCACAATACCGATGCGGTGTTCGCCGGCAAGAACGTGCTCATCGTGGACGACGACGTCCGCAACATCTTCTCGCTCACCAGCGTGCTCGAAGAGCACGGCATGAACGTCACCTTCGCGGAGAACGGCAAGGACGCGATCGCGAAGCTGGAGTCGACGCAGGGCATCGATCTCGTCCTGATGGATGTGATGATGCCCGAGATGGATGGCTACGAGACCACGCGTGCCATTCGCGAACGGCCCCGGTTCCGGACGCTGCCGATCATCGCGCTCACGGCGAAGGCGATGAAGGGGGATCGTGAGAAGTGCATCGCGGCGGGCGCGTCGGACTACATCACGAAGCCGGTGGACACGGAGCAGCTGTTGAGTCTGATGCGGGTATGGCTGTACCGCTAA
- a CDS encoding BTAD domain-containing putative transcriptional regulator produces the protein MINLQVLGRLELTGANGRVLDSVLAQPKRQAVLAYLAVAVPRGYHRRDSLVALLWPERDDEHARGSLSKAVSYLRQALGADALISRGHAELGLDWHLVWCDAAGFEDAFDRGALAEAMALYRGDLLPGFHVDEAPEFDHWLERERARLRGRALQASRMLSEREEAAGRLAASIEWARRAMSLDAFDEASVRRVIAVLDKASDRAGALRTYDEFSALLRAELDAEPDAETTALMESIRDRQTPRAEMPSAPPIDSAPVIETQTSREPAVAANSVPRPRSIWRTRMAAIGSAALAIVLLVAWVIVGRDRADATHARFSVAVSPFVVEGAAHARDVGERLARAISARLDREGSLRAVDAASASARFRLLGRIDARGDSIDVTATLFDTIVGREPIAHAAATGFTRDVDSLSADIAWQIMTLQPTSIAPRVHQPPTHFTASLVAVRAFMDGERALRSGRFAEAMKAYKSAVDADTTFALGYVDLSRAAMWAGDYAMSDFATQRALRYADRLSPLDQTRVRAWWAYEAGRPLEADRLTRLVLANDIGTADAWYELGELRFHWGPMLGWTKDEARDAFEQALAITGEASSIVHLARIAASEGRGGALDSLVRRALAMGVDEPQALELRVLRAHVAGDRAESDRLHAAIARLDDNAAFSVVSFAAASTAEYPLARGLADALTSPRRAQGFRVRGAILSAEMAMARGKTADAMTALVAGPLLTPARSIEYRAALASLPFRATPSDEARTLRAELLAQHDEGLIGPGADHFAVNSIYPPRRGYLLAMLSLKMQDTASAMKYARQLDSATENVADAAYQHSVARLVRAEVLHGQGRASDALAALGSPAPLPGGVLPDVLHYPAAHERFLRAELLRAVGRPREALRWYETFPDPGAYDIMYRAPVFLGAASAYQQLSLSDSARQMSRRAAALLADADADWAPLLARARSGP, from the coding sequence GTGATTAACCTCCAAGTACTTGGCCGCCTCGAGCTCACGGGAGCGAACGGGCGCGTTCTCGATTCCGTGCTCGCACAGCCCAAGCGGCAGGCCGTGTTGGCCTACCTGGCGGTGGCTGTTCCGCGCGGCTATCACCGGCGCGACTCGCTCGTGGCGTTGTTGTGGCCCGAGCGTGACGATGAGCATGCGCGCGGCTCGCTCAGCAAAGCGGTCAGTTACCTGCGGCAGGCGCTCGGCGCCGACGCGCTCATCAGCCGCGGACACGCGGAGCTCGGGCTGGATTGGCATTTGGTGTGGTGCGACGCGGCCGGGTTCGAGGACGCGTTCGATCGCGGGGCGCTCGCCGAAGCGATGGCGTTGTATCGCGGCGATCTGTTGCCCGGTTTTCACGTGGACGAAGCGCCCGAATTCGATCATTGGCTCGAGCGGGAGCGCGCGCGGCTGCGCGGACGGGCGTTGCAGGCGTCGCGCATGCTCAGCGAACGCGAAGAGGCCGCGGGTCGGCTCGCTGCATCGATCGAGTGGGCGCGCCGCGCCATGTCGCTCGATGCGTTCGACGAAGCGAGCGTGCGGCGTGTGATCGCAGTGCTCGACAAGGCGTCGGATCGTGCCGGGGCGCTCCGCACGTACGATGAATTCTCAGCGCTCTTGCGTGCCGAGCTCGATGCGGAGCCCGACGCCGAGACGACGGCGTTGATGGAGTCGATTCGCGATCGCCAGACGCCGAGGGCGGAGATGCCCTCCGCACCGCCGATCGATTCGGCCCCGGTGATTGAAACGCAGACGTCGCGTGAGCCCGCCGTCGCCGCCAATTCTGTTCCGCGACCGCGCTCGATCTGGCGTACGCGAATGGCGGCGATTGGTTCGGCGGCGCTGGCGATCGTCCTGCTCGTTGCGTGGGTGATCGTCGGACGAGATCGCGCGGACGCCACGCACGCACGATTCAGCGTCGCCGTTTCGCCCTTCGTCGTCGAGGGCGCGGCCCACGCCCGCGACGTCGGCGAGCGACTCGCACGCGCGATCTCCGCGCGGCTCGATCGAGAAGGCTCGCTGCGCGCTGTTGATGCGGCATCGGCGAGCGCGCGCTTTCGATTGTTGGGGCGTATCGACGCGCGCGGGGACTCGATCGACGTGACGGCGACGCTGTTCGACACGATCGTGGGCCGCGAGCCGATCGCCCACGCCGCCGCGACCGGATTCACGCGCGACGTCGATTCGCTCAGCGCTGACATCGCGTGGCAAATCATGACGTTGCAACCCACCAGCATCGCGCCGCGGGTGCATCAGCCGCCGACGCATTTCACGGCGTCGCTCGTCGCGGTGCGCGCCTTCATGGATGGCGAGCGCGCACTTCGTTCCGGCCGTTTCGCCGAGGCGATGAAAGCCTACAAGTCCGCCGTGGACGCGGACACGACGTTCGCGCTCGGCTACGTCGATCTGAGTCGCGCCGCGATGTGGGCGGGCGATTACGCGATGTCCGACTTCGCGACGCAGCGTGCGTTGCGCTACGCCGATCGGCTGTCGCCGCTCGATCAGACACGCGTGCGCGCGTGGTGGGCCTATGAGGCCGGACGTCCGCTCGAGGCCGACCGGCTGACGCGGCTCGTGCTCGCCAACGACATCGGGACGGCGGATGCGTGGTACGAGCTTGGCGAGCTGCGGTTTCACTGGGGACCGATGCTCGGTTGGACGAAAGACGAGGCGCGCGATGCGTTCGAGCAAGCGTTGGCAATCACGGGCGAAGCGAGCAGCATCGTGCATCTCGCGCGTATCGCTGCCTCGGAAGGACGCGGCGGCGCGCTCGACTCGCTGGTGCGTCGCGCGCTCGCGATGGGAGTGGACGAGCCGCAGGCGCTCGAGCTGCGCGTGTTGCGTGCGCACGTCGCCGGCGATCGTGCCGAGAGCGACCGATTGCACGCGGCGATCGCGCGACTCGACGACAACGCGGCATTCTCGGTCGTATCGTTCGCCGCGGCGAGCACGGCGGAGTATCCGCTCGCGCGCGGATTGGCCGATGCGCTCACATCGCCGCGCCGAGCCCAGGGGTTTCGCGTGAGAGGTGCGATCCTCTCGGCGGAAATGGCGATGGCGCGAGGCAAGACGGCTGACGCGATGACCGCGCTCGTGGCCGGGCCCTTATTGACGCCGGCTCGCTCGATCGAGTATCGCGCGGCGCTTGCGTCGCTCCCGTTTCGCGCGACGCCGAGCGACGAAGCGAGGACGCTGCGAGCGGAGCTCCTCGCGCAACACGATGAAGGGTTGATCGGACCGGGCGCCGACCACTTCGCCGTGAACAGTATTTATCCCCCGCGCCGCGGATATCTGCTCGCGATGTTGTCGCTCAAGATGCAAGACACCGCGAGCGCGATGAAATACGCGCGGCAGCTCGACAGTGCGACCGAGAATGTCGCGGACGCGGCGTACCAGCACAGCGTGGCGCGCCTCGTTCGCGCTGAGGTGCTGCATGGCCAGGGGCGGGCATCCGATGCACTCGCGGCGCTTGGATCCCCGGCGCCGCTGCCCGGCGGTGTGTTGCCCGACGTGCTGCACTATCCGGCGGCGCACGAGCGATTCCTGCGTGCCGAGCTGTTGCGCGCCGTGGGTCGGCCGCGTGAAGCGCTGCGCTGGTACGAGACGTTTCCCGATCCCGGGGCTTATGACATCATGTATCGCGCGCCGGTTTTTCTTGGCGCGGCGTCCGCGTACCAGCAGCTGAGCCTGTCAGATTCGGCGCGACAGATGTCGAGGCGGGCGGCGGCGTTGCTCGCGGACGCGGATGCCGACTGGGCGCCGCTCCTTGCCCGGGCCCGAAGCGGTCCGTGA